The following coding sequences lie in one Carassius gibelio isolate Cgi1373 ecotype wild population from Czech Republic chromosome A17, carGib1.2-hapl.c, whole genome shotgun sequence genomic window:
- the LOC128031824 gene encoding zona pellucida sperm-binding protein 3 isoform X10: MGFLQGVLVLVVIVAFDLKSALGSLKHRQSPSSRKPQSASASRVPDLSSQGFLNPSQKASQLPSLDYRKFAQDPLGLQEKQLLQGPVKPLDWKFPVVPEVQRELAVNFQLRKPVTPSSVAVQCSEDRVHVEVKKDMFSNGQLIQPSGLSMGGCPVVGEDSASGVLILEYALQDCNSVLMMTADELVYTFAVTYTPVAFAGTPITRTEGAVVGIQCHYQRLHNVSSDALRPTWVPYASTEVAEDVLVFSMNLMMDDWANQRPSNVYYLGDIINIEASVKVYNHVPLRVFVDRCVATQVPDVTSVPRYSLIENHGCLVDAKATASSSRFLPRTQEDKIRFQLEAFMFQGGSSPSIYITCTVKATLASAPSDALHKSCSFSNGWLAADGNHQVCACCDSTCGPEGGRDAPIGGVQWEGKASLGPVMVQGRQKSLGGPQ, encoded by the exons ATGGGGTTCTTGCAAGGTGTGTTAGTGTTGGTTGTGATTGTGGCTTTTGATCTGAAGAGTGCATTGGGAAGTTTGAAACACCGTCAAAGTCCAAGCAGCAGAAAGCCGCAATCAGCTTCAGCTTCCAGAGTTCCTGATCTTTCTTCTCAAGGGTTCTTGAATCCTTCCCAAAAGGCTTCTCAGCTTCCGAGTCTTGACTACAGAAAATTTGCGCAAGACcctcttggtcttcaggagaagcagcTGTTGCAGGGTCCAGTCAAGCCTTTGGACTGGAAGTTTCCCGTTGTTCCAGAGGTGCAACGTGAGTTGGCGGTGAACTTCCAGTTGAGGAAACCTGTGACTCCCAGTAGTGTGGCTGTTCAATGCAGTGAGGACCGGGTTCATGTGGAGGTAAAGAAGGATATGTTCAGCAATGGTCAGCTGATCCAGCCATCTGGTTTGTCTATGGGAGGCTGTCCTGTTGTTGGTGAGGACTCTGCCTCTGGGGTGCTCATCCTCGAATATGCACTACAGGACTGCAATAGTGTGCTGATG ATGACTGCGGATGAGCTAGTCTACACCTTTGCTGTTACCTACACCCCTGTGGCATTTGCTGGCACACCGATTACCCGTACTGAGGGTGCAGTTGTTGGCATTCAATGCCACTATCAAAG GCTCCATAATGTGAGCAGTGATGCTTTGAGGCCAACTTGGGTTCCTTATGCTTCAACGGAGGTTGCTGAAGACGTCTTGGTGTTCTCCATGAACCTCATGATGG atgactggGCCAATCAGAGGCCTTCAAATGTTTACTACTTGGGTGACATTATTAATattgaggcatctgtgaaggtgTACAACCACGTCCccctgcgtgtgtttgtggaccgctgtgtggccacccaagtacctgatgtgaCTTCTGTTCCGAGATATTCCCTCATTGAGAATCATGG GTGCCTTGTGGATGCCAAGGCTACAGCTTCAAGCTCCCGCTTCTTGCCTCGGACCCAGGAAGACAAGatccggttccagctggaggcTTTCATGTTCCAGGGAGGATCCAGTCCTTCA atctacatAACGTGTACCGtgaaggccactcttgcttctgcacccAGTGACGCTctccacaaatcctgttcctttTCCAACGG gtggcttgctgctgatgggaaccacCAGGTTTGCGCTTGCTGTGACTCAACATGTGGTCCTGAAGGGGGACGTGATGCTCCTATTGGGG GTGTTCAGTGGGAAGGCAAGGCCTCCCTCGGTCCTGTAATGGTTCAAGGGCGACAGAAGTCTTTAGGTGGACCTCAATAA
- the LOC128031824 gene encoding zona pellucida sperm-binding protein 3 isoform X13 gives MGFLQGVLVLVVIVAFDLKSALGSLKHRQSPSSRKPQSASASRVPDLSSQGFLNPSQKASQLPSLDYRKFAQDPLGLQEKQLLQGPVKPLDWKFPVVPEVQRELAVNFQLRKPVTPSSVAVQCSEDRVHVEVKKDMFSNGQLIQPSGLSMGGCPVVGEDSASGVLILEYALQDCNSVLMMTADELVYTFAVTYTPVAFAGTPITRTEGAVVGIQCHYQRLHNVSSDALRPTWVPYASTEVAEDVLVFSMNLMMDDWANQRPSNVYYLGDIINIEASVKVYNHVPLRVFVDRCVATQVPDVTSVPRYSLIENHGCLVDAKATASSSRFLPRTQEDKIRFQLEAFMFQGGSSPSIYITCTVKATLASAPSDALHKSCSFSNGWLAADGNHQVCACCDSTCGPEGGRDAPIGGVQWEGKASLGPVMVQGRQKSLGGL, from the exons ATGGGGTTCTTGCAAGGTGTGTTAGTGTTGGTTGTGATTGTGGCTTTTGATCTGAAGAGTGCATTGGGAAGTTTGAAACACCGTCAAAGTCCAAGCAGCAGAAAGCCGCAATCAGCTTCAGCTTCCAGAGTTCCTGATCTTTCTTCTCAAGGGTTCTTGAATCCTTCCCAAAAGGCTTCTCAGCTTCCGAGTCTTGACTACAGAAAATTTGCGCAAGACcctcttggtcttcaggagaagcagcTGTTGCAGGGTCCAGTCAAGCCTTTGGACTGGAAGTTTCCCGTTGTTCCAGAGGTGCAACGTGAGTTGGCGGTGAACTTCCAGTTGAGGAAACCTGTGACTCCCAGTAGTGTGGCTGTTCAATGCAGTGAGGACCGGGTTCATGTGGAGGTAAAGAAGGATATGTTCAGCAATGGTCAGCTGATCCAGCCATCTGGTTTGTCTATGGGAGGCTGTCCTGTTGTTGGTGAGGACTCTGCCTCTGGGGTGCTCATCCTCGAATATGCACTACAGGACTGCAATAGTGTGCTGATG ATGACTGCGGATGAGCTAGTCTACACCTTTGCTGTTACCTACACCCCTGTGGCATTTGCTGGCACACCGATTACCCGTACTGAGGGTGCAGTTGTTGGCATTCAATGCCACTATCAAAG GCTCCATAATGTGAGCAGTGATGCTTTGAGGCCAACTTGGGTTCCTTATGCTTCAACGGAGGTTGCTGAAGACGTCTTGGTGTTCTCCATGAACCTCATGATGG atgactggGCCAATCAGAGGCCTTCAAATGTTTACTACTTGGGTGACATTATTAATattgaggcatctgtgaaggtgTACAACCACGTCCccctgcgtgtgtttgtggaccgctgtgtggccacccaagtacctgatgtgaCTTCTGTTCCGAGATATTCCCTCATTGAGAATCATGG GTGCCTTGTGGATGCCAAGGCTACAGCTTCAAGCTCCCGCTTCTTGCCTCGGACCCAGGAAGACAAGatccggttccagctggaggcTTTCATGTTCCAGGGAGGATCCAGTCCTTCA atctacatAACGTGTACCGtgaaggccactcttgcttctgcacccAGTGACGCTctccacaaatcctgttcctttTCCAACGG gtggcttgctgctgatgggaaccacCAGGTTTGCGCTTGCTGTGACTCAACATGTGGTCCTGAAGGGGGACGTGATGCTCCTATTGGGG GTGTTCAGTGGGAAGGCAAGGCCTCACTCGGTCCTGTAATGGTTCAAGGGCGACAGAAGTCTTTAGGTGGACTTTAA
- the LOC128031824 gene encoding zona pellucida sperm-binding protein 3 isoform X3, whose product MGFLQGVLVLVVIVAFDLKSALGSLKHRQSPSSRKPQSASASRVPDLSSQGFLNPSQKASQLPSLDYRKFAQDPLGLQEKQLLQGPVKPLDWKFPVVPEVQRELAVNFQLRKPVTPSSVAVQCSESRVHVEVKKDMFSNGQLIQPSGLSMGGCPVVGEDSASGVLILEYALQDCNSVLMMSADELVYTFALTYTPLAFAGTPITRTEGAVVGVQCHYQRLHNVSSNALRPTWVPYASTEVAEDVLVFSMKLMMDDWANQRPSNVYYLGDIINIEASVKVYNHVPLRVFVDRCVATQVPDVTSVPRYSLIENHGCLVDAKATASSSHFLPRTQEDKIRFQLEAFMFQGGSSPSIYITCTVKATLASAPSDALHKSCSFSNGWLAADGNHQVCACCDSTCGPEGGRDAPIGGRCSVGRQGLPRSCNGSRATEVFRWTSINGDNPIASNKPKTVFLLLLFLSSLKTLGLCSKD is encoded by the exons ATGGGGTTCTTGCAAGGTGTGTTAGTGTTGGTTGTGATTGTGGCTTTTGATCTGAAGAGTGCATTGGGAAGTTTGAAACACCGTCAAAGTCCAAGCAGCAGAAAGCCGCAATCAGCTTCAGCTTCCAGAGTTCCTGATCTTTCTTCTCAAGGGTTCTTGAATCCTTCCCAAAAGGCTTCTCAGCTTCCGAGTCTTGACTACAGAAAATTTGCGCAAGACcctcttggtcttcaggagaagcagcTGTTGCAGGGTCCAGTCAAGCCTTTGGACTGGAAGTTTCCCGTTGTTCCAGAG GTGCAACGTGAGTTGGCGGTGAACTTCCAGTTGAGGAAACCTGTGACTCCCAGTAGTGTAGCTGTTCAATGCAGTGAGAGCCGGGTTCATGTGGAGGTGAAGAAGGATATGTTTAGCAATGGTCaactgatccagccatctggtTTGTCTATGGGAGGCTGTCCTGTTGTTGGTGAGGACTCTGCCTCTGGGGTGCTCATCCTCGAATATGCACTGCAGGACTGCAATAGTGTGCTGATG ATGTCTGCGGATGAGCTAGTCTACACCTTTGCTCTTACCTACACCCCTTTGGCATTTGCTGGCACGCCGATTACCCGTACTGAGGGTGCAGTTGTTGGCGTTCAATGCCACTATCAAAG GCTCCATAATGTGAGCAGTAATGCTTTGAGGCCAACTTGGGTTCCTTATGCTTCAACGGAGGTTGCTGAAGACGTCTTGGTGTTCTCCATGAAGCTCATGATGG atgactggGCCAATCAGAGGCCTTCAAATGTGTACTACTTGGGTGACATTATTAATattgaggcatctgtgaaggtgTACAACCACGTCCccctgcgtgtgtttgtggaccgctgtgtggccacccaagtacctgatgtgaCTTCTGTTCCGAGATATTCCCTCATTGAGAATCATGG GTGCCTTGTGGATGCCAAGGCTACGGCTTCCAGCTCCCACTTCTTGCCTCGGACCCAGGAAGACAAGatccggttccagctggaggcTTTCATGTTCCAGGGAGGATCCAGTCCTTCT atctacatAACGTGTACCGtgaaggccactcttgcttctgcacccAGTGACGCTctccacaaatcctgttcctttTCCAACGG gtggcttgctgctgatgggaaccacCAGGTTTGTGCTTGCTGTGACTCAACTTGTGGCCCTGAAGGGGGACGTGATGCTCCTATTGGGGGTAG GTGTTCAGTGGGAAGGCAAGGCCTCCCTCGGTCCTGTAATGGTTCAAGGGCGACAGAAGTCTTTAGGTGGACCTCAATAAATGGGGACAACCCTATTGCTTCCAATAAACCAAAAAC
- the LOC128031824 gene encoding zona pellucida sperm-binding protein 3 isoform X8, translating to MGFLQGVLVLVVIVAFDLKSALGSLKHRQSPSSRKPQSASASRVPDLSSQGFLNPSQKASQLPSLDYRKFAQDPLGLQEKQLLQGPVKPLDWKFPVVPEVQRELAVNFQLRKPVTPSSVAVQCSEDRVHVEVKKDMFSNGQLIQPSGLSMGGCPVVGEDSASGVLILEYALQDCNSVLMMTADELVYTFAVTYTPVAFAGTPITRTEGAVVGIQCHYQRLHNVSSDALRPTWVPYASTEVAEDVLVFSMNLMMDDWANQRPSNVYYLGDIINIEASVKVYNHVPLRVFVDRCVATQVPDVTSVPRYSLIENHGCLVDAKATASSSRFLPRTQEDKIRFQLEAFMFQGGSSPSIYITCTVKATLASAPSDALHKSCSFSNGWLAADGNHQVCACCDSTCGPEGGRDAPIGGVQWEGKASLGPVMVQGRQKSLGGPQ from the exons ATGGGGTTCTTGCAAGGTGTGTTAGTGTTGGTTGTGATTGTGGCTTTTGATCTGAAGAGTGCATTGGGAAGTTTGAAACACCGTCAAAGTCCAAGCAGCAGAAAGCCGCAATCAGCTTCAGCTTCCAGAGTTCCTGATCTTTCTTCTCAAGGGTTCTTGAATCCTTCCCAAAAGGCTTCTCAGCTTCCGAGTCTTGACTACAGAAAATTTGCGCAAGACcctcttggtcttcaggagaagcagcTGTTGCAGGGTCCAGTCAAGCCTTTGGACTGGAAGTTTCCCGTTGTTCCAGAGGTGCAACGTGAGTTGGCGGTGAACTTCCAGTTGAGGAAACCTGTGACTCCCAGTAGTGTGGCTGTTCAATGCAGTGAGGACCGGGTTCATGTGGAGGTAAAGAAGGATATGTTCAGCAATGGTCAGCTGATCCAGCCATCTGGTTTGTCTATGGGAGGCTGTCCTGTTGTTGGTGAGGACTCTGCCTCTGGGGTGCTCATCCTCGAATATGCACTACAGGACTGCAATAGTGTGCTGATG ATGACTGCGGATGAGCTAGTCTACACCTTTGCTGTTACCTACACCCCTGTGGCATTTGCTGGCACACCGATTACCCGTACTGAGGGTGCAGTTGTTGGCATTCAATGCCACTATCAAAG GCTCCATAATGTGAGCAGTGATGCTTTGAGGCCAACTTGGGTTCCTTATGCTTCAACGGAGGTTGCTGAAGACGTCTTGGTGTTCTCCATGAACCTCATGATGG atgactggGCCAATCAGAGGCCTTCAAATGTTTACTACTTGGGTGACATTATTAATattgaggcatctgtgaaggtgTACAACCACGTCCccctgcgtgtgtttgtggaccgctgtgtggccacccaagtacctgatgtgaCTTCTGTTCCGAGATATTCCCTCATTGAGAATCATGG GTGCCTTGTGGATGCCAAGGCTACAGCTTCAAGCTCCCGCTTCTTGCCTCGGACCCAGGAAGACAAGatccggttccagctggaggcTTTCATGTTCCAGGGAGGATCCAGTCCTTCA atctacatAACGTGTACCGtgaaggccactcttgcttctgcacccAGTGACGCTctccacaaatcctgttcctttTCCAACGG gtggcttgctgctgatgggaaccacCAGGTTTGCGCTTGCTGTGACTCAACATGTGGTCCTGAAGGGGGACGTGATGCTCCTATTGGGG GTGTTCAGTGGGAAGGCAAGGCCTCACTCGGTCCTGTAATGGTTCAAGGGCGACAGAAGTCTTTAG GTGGACCTCAATAA
- the LOC128031824 gene encoding zona pellucida sperm-binding protein 3 isoform X9, whose amino-acid sequence MGFLQGVLVLVVIVAFDLKSALGSLKHRQSPSSTKPQSASASRVPDLSSQGFLNPFQKASQLPSLDYRKFAQDPLGLQEKQLLQGPVKPLDWKFPIVPEVQRELAVNFQLRKPVTPSSVAVQCSESRVHVEVKKDMFSNGQLIQPSGLSMGGCPVVGEDSASGVLILEYALQDCNSVLMMSADELVYTFALTYTPLAFAGTPITRTEGAVVGVQCHYQRLHNVSSNALRPTWVPYASTEVAEDVLVFSMKLMMDDWANQRPSNVYYLGDIINIEASVKVYNHVPLRVFVDRCVATQVPDVTSVPRYSLIENHGCLVDAKATASSSHFLPRTQEDKIRFQLEAFMFQGGSSPSIYITCTVKATLASAPSDALHKSCSFSNGWLAADGNHQVCACCDSTCGPEGGRDAPIGGVQWEGKASLGPVMVQGRQKSLGGPQ is encoded by the exons ATGGGGTTCTTGCAAGGTGTGTTAGTGTTGGTTGTGATTGTGGCTTTTGATCTGAAGAGTGCATTGGGAAGTTTGAAACACCGTCAAAGTCCAAGCAGCACAAAGCCGCAATCAGCTTCAGCTTCCAGAGTTCCTGATCTTTCTTCTCAAGGGTTCTTGAATCCTTTTCAAAAGGCTTCTCAGCTTCCGAGTCTTGACTACAGAAAATTTGCGCAAGACcctcttggtcttcaggagaagcagcTGTTGCAGGGTCCAGTCAAGCCTTTGGACTGGAAGTTTCCCATCGTTCCAGAGGTGCAACGTGAGTTGGCGGTGAACTTCCAGTTGAGGAAACCTGTGACTCCCAGTAGTGTAGCTGTTCAATGCAGTGAGAGCCGGGTTCATGTGGAGGTGAAGAAGGATATGTTTAGCAATGGTCaactgatccagccatctggtTTGTCTATGGGAGGCTGTCCTGTTGTTGGTGAGGACTCTGCCTCTGGGGTGCTCATCCTCGAATATGCACTGCAGGACTGCAATAGTGTGCTGATG ATGTCTGCGGATGAGCTAGTCTACACCTTTGCTCTTACCTACACCCCTTTGGCATTTGCTGGCACGCCGATTACCCGTACTGAGGGTGCAGTTGTTGGCGTTCAATGCCACTATCAAAG GCTCCATAATGTGAGCAGTAATGCTTTGAGGCCAACTTGGGTTCCTTATGCTTCAACGGAGGTTGCTGAAGACGTCTTGGTGTTCTCCATGAAGCTCATGATGG atgactggGCCAATCAGAGGCCTTCAAATGTGTACTACTTGGGTGACATTATTAATattgaggcatctgtgaaggtgTACAACCACGTCCccctgcgtgtgtttgtggaccgctgtgtggccacccaagtacctgatgtgaCTTCTGTTCCGAGATATTCCCTCATTGAGAATCATGG GTGCCTTGTGGATGCCAAGGCTACGGCTTCCAGCTCCCACTTCTTGCCTCGGACCCAGGAAGACAAGatccggttccagctggaggcTTTCATGTTCCAGGGAGGATCCAGTCCTTCT atctacatAACGTGTACCGtgaaggccactcttgcttctgcacccAGTGACGCTctccacaaatcctgttcctttTCCAACGG gtggcttgctgctgatgggaaccacCAGGTTTGTGCTTGCTGTGACTCAACTTGTGGCCCTGAAGGGGGACGTGATGCTCCTATTGGGG GTGTTCAGTGGGAAGGCAAGGCCTCCCTCGGTCCTGTAATGGTTCAAGGGCGACAGAAGTCTTTAGGTGGACCTCAATAA
- the LOC128031824 gene encoding zona pellucida sperm-binding protein 3 isoform X2, with product MGFLQGVLVLVVIVAFDLKSALGSLKHRQSPSSRKPQSASASRVPDLSSQGFLNPSQKASQLPSLDYRKFAQDPLGLQEKQLLQGPVKPLDWKFPVVPEVQRELAVNFQLRKPVTPSSVAVQCSEDRVHVEVKKDMFSNGQLIQPSGLSMGGCPVVGEDSASGVLILEYALQDCNSVLMMSADELVYTFALTYTPLAFAGTPITRTEGAVVGVQCHYQRLHNVSSNALRPTWVPYASTEVAEDVLVFSMKLMMDDWANQRPSNVYYLGDIINIEASVKVYNHVPLRVFVDRCVATQVPDVTSVPRYSLIENHGCLVDAKATASSSHFLPRTQEDKIRFQLEAFMFQGGSSPSIYITCTVKATLASAPSDALHKSCSFSNGWLAADGNHQVCACCDSTCGPEGGRDAPIGGRCSVGRQGLPRSCNGSRATEVFRWTSINGDNPIASNKPKTVFLLLLFLSSLKTLGLCSKD from the exons ATGGGGTTCTTGCAAGGTGTGTTAGTGTTGGTTGTGATTGTGGCTTTTGATCTGAAGAGTGCATTGGGAAGTTTGAAACACCGTCAAAGTCCAAGCAGCAGAAAGCCGCAATCAGCTTCAGCTTCCAGAGTTCCTGATCTTTCTTCTCAAGGGTTCTTGAATCCTTCCCAAAAGGCTTCTCAGCTTCCGAGTCTTGACTACAGAAAATTTGCGCAAGACcctcttggtcttcaggagaagcagcTGTTGCAGGGTCCAGTCAAGCCTTTGGACTGGAAGTTTCCCGTTGTTCCAGAGGTGCAACGTGAGTTGGCGGTGAACTTCCAGTTGAGGAAACCTGTGACTCCCAGTAGTGTGGCTGTTCAATGCAGTGAGGACCGGGTTCATGTGGAG GTGAAGAAGGATATGTTTAGCAATGGTCaactgatccagccatctggtTTGTCTATGGGAGGCTGTCCTGTTGTTGGTGAGGACTCTGCCTCTGGGGTGCTCATCCTCGAATATGCACTGCAGGACTGCAATAGTGTGCTGATG ATGTCTGCGGATGAGCTAGTCTACACCTTTGCTCTTACCTACACCCCTTTGGCATTTGCTGGCACGCCGATTACCCGTACTGAGGGTGCAGTTGTTGGCGTTCAATGCCACTATCAAAG GCTCCATAATGTGAGCAGTAATGCTTTGAGGCCAACTTGGGTTCCTTATGCTTCAACGGAGGTTGCTGAAGACGTCTTGGTGTTCTCCATGAAGCTCATGATGG atgactggGCCAATCAGAGGCCTTCAAATGTGTACTACTTGGGTGACATTATTAATattgaggcatctgtgaaggtgTACAACCACGTCCccctgcgtgtgtttgtggaccgctgtgtggccacccaagtacctgatgtgaCTTCTGTTCCGAGATATTCCCTCATTGAGAATCATGG GTGCCTTGTGGATGCCAAGGCTACGGCTTCCAGCTCCCACTTCTTGCCTCGGACCCAGGAAGACAAGatccggttccagctggaggcTTTCATGTTCCAGGGAGGATCCAGTCCTTCT atctacatAACGTGTACCGtgaaggccactcttgcttctgcacccAGTGACGCTctccacaaatcctgttcctttTCCAACGG gtggcttgctgctgatgggaaccacCAGGTTTGTGCTTGCTGTGACTCAACTTGTGGCCCTGAAGGGGGACGTGATGCTCCTATTGGGGGTAG GTGTTCAGTGGGAAGGCAAGGCCTCCCTCGGTCCTGTAATGGTTCAAGGGCGACAGAAGTCTTTAGGTGGACCTCAATAAATGGGGACAACCCTATTGCTTCCAATAAACCAAAAAC
- the LOC128031824 gene encoding zona pellucida sperm-binding protein 3 isoform X5 gives MGFLQGVLVLVVIVAFDLKSALGSLKHRQSPSSTKPQSASASRVPDLSSQGFLNPFQKASQLPSLDYRKFAQDPLGLQEKQLLQGPVKPLDWKFPIVPEVQRELAVNFQLRKPVTPSSVAVQCSESRVHVEVKKDMFSNGQLIQPSGLSMGGCPVVGEDSASGVLILEYALQDCNSVLMMSADELVYTFALTYTPLAFAGTPITRTEGAVVGVQCHYQRLHNVSSNALRPTWVPYASTEVAEDVLVFSMKLMMDDWANQRPSNVYYLGDIINIEASVKVYNHVPLRVFVDRCVATQVPDVTSVPRYSLIENHGCLVDAKATASSSHFLPRTQEDKIRFQLEAFMFQGGSSPSIYITCTVKATLASAPSDALHKSCSFSNGWLAADGNHQVCACCDSTCGPEGGRDAPIGGRCSVGRQGLPRSCNGSRATEVFRWTSINGDNPIASNKPKTVFLLLLFLSSLKTLGLCSKD, from the exons ATGGGGTTCTTGCAAG GTGTGTTAGTGTTGGTTGTGATTGTGGCTTTTGATCTGAAGAGTGCATTGGGAAGTTTGAAACACCGTCAAAGTCCAAGCAGCACAAAGCCGCAATCAGCTTCAGCTTCCAGAGTTCCTGATCTTTCTTCTCAAGGGTTCTTGAATCCTTTTCAAAAGGCTTCTCAGCTTCCGAGTCTTGACTACAGAAAATTTGCGCAAGACcctcttggtcttcaggagaagcagcTGTTGCAGGGTCCAGTCAAGCCTTTGGACTGGAAGTTTCCCATCGTTCCAGAGGTGCAACGTGAGTTGGCGGTGAACTTCCAGTTGAGGAAACCTGTGACTCCCAGTAGTGTAGCTGTTCAATGCAGTGAGAGCCGGGTTCATGTGGAGGTGAAGAAGGATATGTTTAGCAATGGTCaactgatccagccatctggtTTGTCTATGGGAGGCTGTCCTGTTGTTGGTGAGGACTCTGCCTCTGGGGTGCTCATCCTCGAATATGCACTGCAGGACTGCAATAGTGTGCTGATG ATGTCTGCGGATGAGCTAGTCTACACCTTTGCTCTTACCTACACCCCTTTGGCATTTGCTGGCACGCCGATTACCCGTACTGAGGGTGCAGTTGTTGGCGTTCAATGCCACTATCAAAG GCTCCATAATGTGAGCAGTAATGCTTTGAGGCCAACTTGGGTTCCTTATGCTTCAACGGAGGTTGCTGAAGACGTCTTGGTGTTCTCCATGAAGCTCATGATGG atgactggGCCAATCAGAGGCCTTCAAATGTGTACTACTTGGGTGACATTATTAATattgaggcatctgtgaaggtgTACAACCACGTCCccctgcgtgtgtttgtggaccgctgtgtggccacccaagtacctgatgtgaCTTCTGTTCCGAGATATTCCCTCATTGAGAATCATGG GTGCCTTGTGGATGCCAAGGCTACGGCTTCCAGCTCCCACTTCTTGCCTCGGACCCAGGAAGACAAGatccggttccagctggaggcTTTCATGTTCCAGGGAGGATCCAGTCCTTCT atctacatAACGTGTACCGtgaaggccactcttgcttctgcacccAGTGACGCTctccacaaatcctgttcctttTCCAACGG gtggcttgctgctgatgggaaccacCAGGTTTGTGCTTGCTGTGACTCAACTTGTGGCCCTGAAGGGGGACGTGATGCTCCTATTGGGGGTAG GTGTTCAGTGGGAAGGCAAGGCCTCCCTCGGTCCTGTAATGGTTCAAGGGCGACAGAAGTCTTTAGGTGGACCTCAATAAATGGGGACAACCCTATTGCTTCCAATAAACCAAAAAC